The following are from one region of the Candidatus Krumholzibacteriia bacterium genome:
- a CDS encoding metallophosphoesterase, with the protein MAPPASPPAPASRRRVAFLACLGAMFLASGARAQTPPDFTVAFLGDQGLGPSAVAVLELIAAEGADAVVHSGDFEYADNPQAWEAQINAVLGPSFPYFASIGNHDTQRFRGSGGYQELLKARLDRLGIHWNGDLGVSSALEYGGILFLLTGPGTEGANHDSYIRAVLASSSRPWRLSSWHKNQHLMQVEAKGDETGWGVYEESRRGGAIIVTAHAHTYSRTHLLSHMQTQTIASLSDTLQVRADAPASPADEGASFVVVSGLGGHSIRSQLLQGNWWASVYTATQNATYGALFGVFSYGGDPSLAHFYFKNIAGAIIDDFYVRTNVIQTAVGVDPAAGRSELSMHLVSPHPARDRLSLLYELPEAAPVDLVVYDVTGRVVHRAFFGRFHPAGRHLWEWEIEPSLPSGVYTCRIHVPGEARMARAVVLR; encoded by the coding sequence ATGGCGCCCCCTGCCAGCCCGCCGGCCCCAGCATCACGCCGCCGCGTGGCGTTCCTCGCCTGCCTGGGGGCGATGTTCCTCGCGAGCGGCGCCCGGGCGCAAACGCCCCCCGACTTCACCGTCGCTTTCCTCGGCGACCAGGGTCTCGGCCCGAGCGCCGTCGCGGTGCTCGAGCTCATCGCCGCCGAGGGAGCCGACGCCGTCGTCCACTCCGGGGATTTCGAATACGCCGACAACCCGCAGGCCTGGGAGGCGCAGATCAATGCGGTCCTGGGACCGAGTTTCCCCTACTTCGCTTCGATCGGGAACCACGACACGCAACGCTTTCGTGGGTCCGGTGGTTACCAGGAGCTCCTGAAGGCGCGCCTCGACCGGCTCGGCATTCACTGGAATGGCGACCTCGGCGTCTCCTCCGCCTTGGAGTACGGCGGCATCCTCTTCCTCCTCACCGGCCCAGGCACCGAGGGCGCGAATCACGACAGCTACATCCGCGCCGTGCTCGCCAGCTCCTCGCGGCCGTGGCGCCTCAGCAGCTGGCACAAGAACCAGCATCTCATGCAAGTGGAAGCCAAGGGCGACGAGACGGGCTGGGGCGTTTACGAGGAATCGCGGCGCGGGGGCGCGATCATCGTCACCGCCCACGCGCACACCTATAGCCGGACCCACTTGCTCTCCCACATGCAAACGCAGACCATCGCGAGCCTGTCCGATACCCTGCAGGTCAGAGCCGACGCGCCCGCCTCACCGGCGGACGAGGGCGCTTCCTTCGTCGTCGTCTCCGGCCTCGGTGGGCACAGCATCCGCAGCCAGCTGTTGCAAGGGAACTGGTGGGCGAGCGTCTACACCGCGACGCAGAACGCGACCTACGGCGCCTTGTTCGGTGTCTTCTCCTACGGCGGCGATCCGTCTCTGGCGCATTTCTACTTCAAGAACATCGCCGGCGCGATCATCGACGACTTCTACGTGCGCACCAACGTGATCCAAACCGCGGTCGGCGTCGATCCCGCCGCCGGCCGCTCGGAGCTGTCGATGCACCTCGTTTCACCCCATCCCGCCCGTGACCGGCTCTCCCTCCTCTACGAGCTGCCCGAAGCCGCGCCGGTGGACCTGGTCGTGTACGACGTGACGGGCCGGGTCGTGCATCGCGCCTTCTTCGGTCGCTTCCATCCTGCCGGCCGCCACCTGTGGGAGTGGGAGATCGAGCCTTCCCTCCCCTCGGGCGTTTACACCTGCCGCATCCATGTGCCCGGAGAGGCGCGGATGGCGCGGGCCGTGGTTCTGAGGTAG
- a CDS encoding ABC transporter ATP-binding protein: MLAIRKLVKIYPGPVTALQGIDLDIPDGMFGLLGPNGAGKSTLMKILAGLLEPTAGTVLWDGEDMLRRPERIWARLGYLPQDFGFYPHLSGEAMLEYLLRLKGIVSPRGPRRLAQELLERVNLDFAAKRKVKTYSGGMRQRLGIAQAIAGNPSLLIVDEPTAGLDPEERHRFYRILTELAQDRTVVLSTHIVEDVAVLCPRFAVIHAGQLVASTTPTEARAALRGSIYEGSVTDAELPGLRERQQVTQSILVEGKRRVRIRTAGNHVPPGFEPSAPTLEDVYMVLVQTARDRDGAGREVPVLAAPREAGR, encoded by the coding sequence ATGCTTGCGATCCGAAAGCTGGTGAAGATCTACCCGGGGCCGGTCACGGCGTTGCAGGGCATCGACCTGGACATTCCCGACGGGATGTTCGGCCTCCTCGGACCGAACGGGGCCGGCAAGTCGACGCTCATGAAAATCCTGGCGGGTCTGCTCGAGCCGACCGCCGGCACGGTGCTGTGGGACGGGGAGGACATGCTGCGGCGGCCCGAGCGCATCTGGGCGCGCTTGGGATACCTGCCGCAAGACTTCGGCTTCTACCCGCACCTGAGCGGTGAAGCCATGCTGGAATATCTGCTCCGCCTGAAGGGAATCGTGTCTCCCCGGGGCCCGCGCCGTCTGGCGCAAGAGCTGCTCGAACGCGTCAACCTCGACTTCGCCGCCAAGCGCAAGGTGAAGACCTACTCCGGCGGCATGCGCCAGAGGCTCGGCATCGCCCAGGCCATCGCTGGCAATCCCTCGTTGCTCATCGTCGACGAACCGACCGCGGGACTCGATCCCGAAGAGCGCCACCGCTTCTACCGGATCCTCACCGAGCTGGCGCAGGATCGCACCGTCGTCCTTTCCACCCACATCGTGGAGGACGTGGCGGTGTTGTGCCCGCGTTTCGCCGTCATCCATGCGGGGCAGCTGGTGGCCTCGACCACTCCCACCGAAGCGCGCGCCGCGCTGCGTGGCAGCATCTACGAAGGCTCGGTCACCGACGCCGAGCTGCCGGGCTTGCGGGAGAGGCAGCAGGTGACGCAGTCCATCCTCGTCGAAGGCAAGCGCCGCGTCCGCATCCGCACCGCGGGCAACCATGTGCCGCCCGGTTTCGAGCCGAGCGCCCCGACGCTGGAGGATGTCTACATGGTGCTCGTGCAGACGGCTCGCGACCGCGACGGGGCCGGCCGGGAAGTGCCGGTGCTCGCTGCTCCACGGGAGGCGGGGCGGTGA
- a CDS encoding M1 family aminopeptidase, translating into MSQALEALERGNLAAGTPRQNKVWTRFLRVAALDFSFQVRRPLVIILVLAVVLTTWGLTTGNLSISTGDQSVGGKRAYITSEHALALTLCVLTLLYYAFFISVAAGTSISRDEEMEVLPLLHTTGLRAREYVWGKFAGVLGCFMVILLLQIVTTVLIYHLLPYADADKIRGPFAWLHYAKPALLFALPQVVFVTGVTLWLGERTRRPILVFLFPVALLMVVAFFLWDWSPTWLDPRWNRVLFWLDPSGYRWLNETQLKVDRGADYYNTAPVAYDAQFLWSRVACTLAGLAAVAWSSRRFGATLRGAHPTSRRGRRGAVATAAVASTVEAAAESAPLAALAMRVVPVSFVRQAWTIAWFELRNLASSAGLYLFTPLILLQALETAYYTKSIWTTRLIVTPGGFTVLTMNTLTLCIVLLLLFYTVESFDRERATKLQPIYSSTPVRTGAFLLGKALANCFVAAVILFAAWLGCAVMLVAQQKVGMDLRPFLVVWGLVMAPTFLLWSSFVMMLMAATGNRYASYGLAAAALIATGWLQVRGKMNWVLNWDVWSAIRWSDLGFLEPNGLPLLLNRLLALGLAAFFLAITVRLLGRREFDATRVVHRLAPVELWRRTVPVLLWGIVPAALSIWLGLLVWHGFQSKPAKRHDRDYWKQNLATWKDVPQPSLAAVDLALSFEPRRSSFRSAGSYLLRNAEPAPFRQFALTLATHIDSVQWTLAGADYKPEKRSNLFVFTPPTPLAPGDTLRLGFAYSSRWPAGSTRDGGGIEEFIQPSGVVLTSFRPILAPMLGFQEEIGVEAKENRYEPRQYPDDWYKSVVPVAYGLTRPFTTRIRIEGPEEYTYNSVGTMVEERVEGGRRHVLWVSDFPVSIFNVVAGKWEVRRGAGTAIYYHPGHRYNIDEMGRGLDAARRYYSEWFHPFPWQELKLSEFANLANYAQGFATNITFSEGIGFLTISDPRNQMAFTVTAHEAAHQWWGNLVTPGKGPGGDLLSEGMSHFATLLLQQQVHGLQGRIEFAKRIEERYNDERRVDAERPLVKIDGSKEGDRTVTYDKGGWVFWMLHDLMGREANLAGLQAFIQNHKDNPDHPLLEDFVDEMRPFAPDPAAFDAFTRQWFFEVVVPEYHFEAVQREKQGERWVVTGTLRNGGSGRMPVQVAAARGERFEKQSAAQALEGPATQAPDYAESRTPLELGAGEAAPFRLECGFEPDRILADPDAQVLQLRRKYAVVRF; encoded by the coding sequence GTGAGCCAGGCGCTCGAAGCTCTGGAGCGCGGGAATCTCGCTGCCGGCACCCCGCGCCAGAACAAGGTATGGACGCGCTTCCTGCGTGTCGCCGCCCTCGATTTCAGCTTCCAAGTGCGCCGCCCGCTCGTGATCATCCTCGTCCTGGCCGTGGTGCTCACCACCTGGGGCCTGACCACGGGGAATCTGAGCATCTCCACCGGCGACCAGTCGGTGGGCGGCAAACGCGCCTACATCACCTCGGAGCACGCCCTCGCGCTCACGCTCTGCGTGCTGACGCTCCTCTACTACGCTTTCTTCATCTCCGTGGCGGCGGGAACCAGCATCTCTCGCGACGAAGAGATGGAGGTCCTACCGCTCCTGCACACGACGGGCCTGCGCGCTCGTGAGTACGTGTGGGGAAAGTTCGCCGGCGTGCTGGGCTGCTTCATGGTCATCCTGCTGCTGCAGATCGTCACGACCGTCCTCATCTACCATCTGCTGCCCTACGCCGACGCCGACAAGATCCGCGGCCCCTTCGCCTGGCTTCACTATGCCAAGCCCGCCTTGCTCTTCGCCCTTCCCCAGGTGGTGTTCGTGACCGGCGTCACCCTGTGGTTGGGCGAGCGCACGCGCCGCCCCATTCTGGTCTTCCTCTTTCCCGTCGCCCTCCTCATGGTGGTGGCGTTCTTCCTCTGGGATTGGTCGCCGACCTGGCTCGACCCGCGCTGGAACCGCGTGCTCTTCTGGCTGGATCCGTCGGGTTACCGCTGGCTGAACGAGACCCAGCTCAAGGTGGACCGGGGCGCGGACTACTACAACACCGCCCCCGTGGCCTACGACGCCCAGTTCCTCTGGAGCCGCGTGGCGTGCACGCTCGCCGGCCTCGCCGCCGTGGCCTGGAGCAGCCGGCGCTTCGGGGCCACGCTGCGCGGGGCGCACCCAACAAGCAGGAGAGGGCGGCGGGGTGCCGTCGCGACAGCGGCCGTCGCCAGCACGGTGGAAGCAGCAGCGGAGTCGGCGCCACTCGCCGCTCTCGCGATGCGTGTCGTCCCCGTGAGCTTCGTGCGCCAGGCGTGGACCATCGCCTGGTTCGAGCTGCGCAACCTGGCCAGTTCCGCCGGCCTGTACCTCTTCACGCCGCTCATCTTGCTGCAGGCTTTGGAGACCGCCTACTACACCAAGAGCATCTGGACCACCCGGCTCATCGTCACGCCGGGAGGCTTCACGGTGCTGACGATGAACACGCTCACGCTCTGCATCGTGCTGCTCCTCCTCTTCTACACCGTCGAGTCCTTCGATCGCGAGCGGGCGACCAAGCTGCAACCGATCTACTCCAGCACACCGGTGCGGACCGGGGCGTTCCTCCTCGGCAAGGCCCTGGCCAACTGCTTCGTCGCCGCCGTCATCCTCTTCGCCGCCTGGCTCGGTTGCGCGGTGATGCTGGTGGCGCAGCAAAAGGTCGGCATGGACCTGCGTCCCTTCCTCGTCGTCTGGGGTCTGGTGATGGCGCCCACGTTCCTGCTCTGGTCGTCCTTCGTCATGATGCTCATGGCGGCGACGGGGAATCGCTACGCGAGCTACGGCCTGGCGGCGGCGGCGCTCATCGCCACGGGCTGGCTGCAAGTGCGGGGCAAGATGAACTGGGTGCTGAACTGGGACGTCTGGAGCGCCATTCGCTGGAGCGATCTCGGCTTCCTCGAGCCCAACGGCCTGCCGCTGCTGCTCAACCGGCTCCTCGCCCTCGGTCTCGCCGCTTTCTTTCTGGCCATCACGGTGCGTCTCCTCGGGAGGCGCGAGTTCGATGCCACCCGTGTCGTGCACCGGCTCGCGCCCGTGGAGCTGTGGCGCCGCACGGTTCCCGTTCTCCTCTGGGGCATCGTTCCGGCGGCGCTCTCGATCTGGCTCGGCCTCCTCGTCTGGCACGGGTTCCAGTCGAAACCCGCCAAGCGGCACGACCGGGACTACTGGAAGCAGAACCTCGCCACCTGGAAGGATGTGCCGCAACCGAGCTTGGCGGCGGTGGATTTGGCTCTCTCCTTCGAGCCACGCCGCTCTTCCTTCCGGAGCGCCGGCTCCTATCTCCTGAGGAATGCGGAGCCGGCACCTTTCCGGCAGTTCGCCCTGACGCTGGCGACGCACATCGATTCGGTGCAGTGGACGCTCGCGGGTGCCGACTACAAGCCGGAGAAGCGTTCGAATCTGTTCGTGTTCACCCCGCCCACCCCGCTTGCGCCGGGTGACACGCTGCGCCTCGGCTTCGCCTACTCCAGCCGTTGGCCTGCCGGCAGCACCCGCGACGGCGGCGGCATCGAGGAGTTCATCCAGCCCTCCGGTGTCGTCCTCACCAGCTTCCGCCCCATCCTGGCGCCGATGCTCGGCTTCCAGGAAGAGATTGGCGTCGAGGCGAAGGAAAACCGCTACGAGCCGCGGCAGTACCCCGACGACTGGTACAAGAGCGTGGTCCCGGTGGCCTACGGTCTCACGCGTCCGTTCACCACCCGCATCCGCATCGAAGGACCGGAGGAATACACTTACAATTCCGTTGGCACAATGGTCGAAGAGCGCGTCGAGGGCGGCCGGCGCCACGTGCTCTGGGTGAGCGATTTCCCGGTCTCCATCTTCAATGTCGTGGCTGGCAAGTGGGAGGTGCGCCGCGGTGCGGGCACGGCCATCTACTACCATCCTGGTCACCGCTACAACATCGACGAGATGGGACGCGGTCTCGATGCCGCCCGGCGTTACTACTCGGAATGGTTCCACCCGTTTCCCTGGCAGGAGCTCAAGCTGAGCGAGTTCGCCAACCTGGCGAACTACGCTCAGGGCTTCGCCACCAACATCACCTTCTCCGAAGGCATCGGCTTCCTCACCATCTCCGACCCGCGCAACCAGATGGCCTTCACGGTGACGGCGCACGAGGCGGCGCACCAGTGGTGGGGGAACCTGGTGACTCCCGGGAAGGGGCCCGGCGGCGACCTCCTCTCCGAGGGCATGTCGCACTTCGCGACCTTGCTCTTGCAACAGCAGGTGCACGGCCTGCAGGGACGCATCGAGTTCGCCAAGCGCATCGAGGAGCGCTACAACGACGAGCGCCGGGTCGATGCGGAGCGGCCGCTGGTGAAGATCGACGGCAGCAAGGAGGGCGACAGGACGGTGACCTACGACAAGGGCGGCTGGGTCTTCTGGATGCTCCACGACCTCATGGGGCGGGAAGCCAACCTTGCCGGGCTGCAGGCCTTCATCCAGAACCACAAGGACAACCCGGATCATCCGTTGTTGGAGGACTTCGTCGACGAGATGCGCCCCTTCGCTCCCGACCCGGCGGCTTTCGACGCCTTCACGCGACAGTGGTTCTTCGAGGTGGTGGTGCCGGAGTACCACTTCGAGGCGGTGCAGCGGGAGAAACAGGGGGAGCGCTGGGTCGTGACCGGCACGTTGCGCAACGGCGGCAGCGGGCGCATGCCGGTGCAGGTGGCCGCGGCGCGCGGTGAGCGCTTCGAGAAACAGTCCGCGGCGCAGGCGCTCGAGGGCCCGGCAACCCAGGCGCCGGACTACGCCGAGTCCCGCACGCCCCTCGAGCTCGGCGCCGGCGAAGCCGCGCCGTTCCGGCTCGAATGCGGCTTCGAGCCCGACCGCATCCTCGCCGATCCCGACGCGCAGGTCCTGCAGCTACGCCGCAAGTACGCCGTCGTCCGTTTCTGA
- a CDS encoding FlgD immunoglobulin-like domain containing protein, whose protein sequence is MAGVTVAGAAATAQEQTFTLDPDFDQGTLWQVNHAEAHDQLQLNARDLEFPFVWVVKTGRKTVVRIDANSGQILGEYRTAPDFRAGNPSRTAVDRFGNVWVGNRSEAAGGRGSVVKIGLVLGGTRGRKNADGSFTPDPLGGYLAPPFVYSTAVDRNGDGLIRTSRALADLLTWPDLGDGSGGVTAEVQDAEDECILLYQRTTATDVHHLSIAPDDRLWVGGFQSGPTGFDVLDPSTGRILQSMLPSCGGYGGVSDAGGVLWSASFNQGTVLRYDPSTGASSCTPVLWSSGLAVDAQGYAWVGMWDRNTVAKLTPQGSMVAGFPKLTGGRDCFGVAVTADGNAWVVNKATNDVSRLDSAGNLRKRIPVGLAPTGISVDANGRVWVVNQNSNNVMRLDPAGGTDGLGAMDLTVALGTGSAAIAYGNMTGIVRVREVDATGTWTVVADGGSAGAEWSRVGWNCEETGSSRIEVQVRAADQQQNLDGESWRGVVSGADLVGSGLQGQYLQLRASFQADMQARVSPVLFDATVAIVVARPNEAPDCAQAAASVEVLWPPDGRMVPVDIVGVADADGDPVSCRILSIMQDEPVSGPGSGSHAADARGVGSPTAHLRAERAGSGNGRVYTILYQADDGRGGVCDGRLTVCVPHDMGQGRRCANDGELFDSTLGDSGLDTDNYPNPFNPSTTIRYNVPEFSPVRLVIYDALGRRVRTLVASSQEAGPHTAGWDGRDELGRTSPSGVYVYHLIAGTHEMSRRMLLLK, encoded by the coding sequence TTGGCGGGCGTCACTGTCGCCGGCGCAGCCGCGACAGCCCAGGAACAAACCTTCACTCTCGACCCGGATTTCGACCAGGGTACGCTCTGGCAGGTGAATCACGCCGAGGCGCACGATCAGCTGCAGCTGAATGCGCGTGACCTCGAGTTTCCCTTCGTATGGGTCGTGAAGACCGGGCGCAAGACCGTCGTCCGCATCGACGCCAACAGCGGTCAGATCCTCGGCGAGTACCGCACGGCGCCGGACTTCCGCGCCGGCAATCCGTCCCGCACCGCCGTGGATCGCTTCGGCAACGTCTGGGTCGGCAACCGGAGCGAGGCCGCCGGCGGGCGCGGCAGCGTCGTCAAGATCGGTCTGGTCCTCGGCGGCACGCGAGGCCGCAAGAACGCCGATGGCAGTTTCACGCCGGATCCATTGGGTGGTTATCTGGCGCCACCCTTCGTCTACAGCACTGCCGTCGATCGCAACGGCGACGGCCTCATCCGCACCTCACGCGCTTTGGCAGATTTGCTGACCTGGCCGGATCTCGGGGACGGCAGCGGTGGTGTCACCGCCGAGGTCCAGGATGCAGAAGACGAATGCATTCTGCTCTACCAGCGCACCACCGCCACCGACGTGCACCATCTTTCCATCGCCCCGGACGACCGTCTGTGGGTGGGTGGCTTCCAGTCCGGGCCGACGGGATTCGACGTCCTCGATCCGTCGACCGGGCGCATCCTGCAGAGCATGCTGCCCTCGTGCGGCGGCTACGGTGGCGTGAGCGACGCGGGCGGCGTGCTCTGGTCCGCTTCTTTCAACCAAGGCACCGTGCTGCGTTATGACCCGTCGACGGGTGCTTCCAGCTGCACCCCGGTGCTCTGGTCCTCCGGTCTCGCCGTGGACGCCCAGGGTTATGCCTGGGTCGGCATGTGGGACCGCAACACCGTCGCCAAGCTGACGCCGCAGGGCAGCATGGTCGCCGGCTTCCCCAAGCTGACTGGCGGCCGCGACTGCTTCGGTGTCGCCGTCACTGCCGACGGGAACGCTTGGGTGGTCAACAAGGCGACGAACGACGTCTCGCGCCTCGATAGCGCCGGGAATTTGCGCAAGCGCATCCCCGTCGGCCTCGCGCCCACGGGCATCAGCGTGGACGCCAACGGCCGCGTCTGGGTGGTGAACCAGAACTCCAACAACGTCATGCGCCTCGATCCGGCCGGGGGAACCGACGGCCTCGGGGCCATGGACCTCACGGTCGCTCTGGGTACAGGGTCGGCGGCGATCGCCTACGGCAATATGACCGGCATCGTGCGCGTGCGCGAGGTCGACGCGACCGGCACCTGGACCGTGGTGGCCGACGGCGGCAGCGCCGGCGCCGAGTGGAGCCGTGTGGGCTGGAACTGCGAGGAAACAGGCTCGAGCCGCATCGAAGTGCAGGTGCGCGCTGCCGACCAGCAGCAGAATCTGGATGGGGAAAGCTGGCGCGGGGTGGTGAGCGGTGCGGATCTGGTGGGGTCCGGCTTGCAGGGACAATACCTGCAGCTGCGCGCCAGCTTCCAAGCCGACATGCAGGCGCGCGTTTCTCCCGTGCTCTTCGACGCGACCGTGGCCATCGTCGTGGCCCGGCCCAACGAAGCGCCCGACTGCGCCCAGGCCGCCGCCAGCGTCGAAGTGCTCTGGCCGCCCGATGGCCGCATGGTGCCGGTGGACATCGTGGGCGTCGCCGATGCGGATGGCGACCCGGTGTCGTGCCGGATCCTGAGCATCATGCAGGACGAGCCGGTGTCCGGCCCCGGGAGTGGCAGCCACGCCGCCGACGCCCGTGGTGTCGGGAGCCCCACAGCCCACCTGCGCGCCGAGCGGGCCGGAAGTGGCAACGGCCGTGTCTACACCATCCTCTACCAGGCCGACGACGGCCGCGGCGGTGTCTGCGACGGCCGCTTGACGGTGTGCGTGCCCCACGACATGGGACAGGGCCGGCGTTGCGCCAACGATGGCGAGCTCTTCGATTCCACTCTGGGTGACTCGGGGCTCGACACCGACAACTATCCGAACCCCTTCAACCCGAGCACGACGATCCGTTACAACGTGCCCGAGTTCTCGCCGGTGCGTCTCGTGATCTACGACGCTCTGGGTCGACGGGTGCGGACGTTGGTCGCTTCGTCCCAGGAAGCCGGACCGCATACCGCCGGCTGGGACGGCAGGGACGAGCTCGGCCGGACGTCGCCGAGCGGCGTTTACGTCTACCACTTGATCGCCGGTACGCACGAAATGTCGCGCCGTATGCTGCTGCTCAAGTAA
- a CDS encoding serine/threonine-protein kinase codes for MLCPRCTGPITPESRFCSSCGLSLEETLAATGSGRTPPVTTPVGAVAASSQSPSVSWVSESSGTFAAGTLLLGRYRVVGPLGRGGMGEVVRADDLTLGQAVALKFLPRELASNPERLARFHAEVRIARQVSHPNVCRVYDIGDLGGQPFLSMEFVDGEDLASLLRRIGRLPDDKVAEIARQICAGLAAAHHTGILHRDLKPANVMLDRRGKVRITDFGLAVVQEQARGDERAGTPAYMAPEQLAGRELTIQSDLYALGLVLFEMLTGKRPHRGQTLGELGAERSQLPSRPSTVLEHVDPALERVILRCLEPEPSERPKSAIAVAASLPGGDPLAAALEAGETPSPDMVAAAGAEGRSRPLLAWSLLGGVLAALAVLLLIAPRYYMVNWMPLPKRPAVLEDRATEILRGLGYTEKPGDHASGFDFHTDYLEYVTRHDSSLTRWECLRRDPAALLFWYRESPKHMRPEEFATFRVSYDDPPPLQRGMRRLMLDPSGNLVDLQVVPPEIDSVQVQPAVATGSTTSAQAVAAPALTAPVVTTSATATPAAAVPGIATPSPDPPAAPSLEPSAAQEQQLFTLAGLDAGRFKPAPSVWVPPEYCDVRRAWTRSSVTRPDLSLRLEAGWHAGRLVYFDRIGPWRETEAARPPESTTRRVGGIVSTLLVLSLLVGSVIHARFNLLKGRGDWRSATRLALFIMALHLLTWICVANHAASLREEFDMAIESLTLTLFLAAFFWVVYVALEPHMRRRWPDLIISWTRLLSGRLRDPLVGRDLLIGALFGVLCVLLDSLDQFLPRWLGIPPHYPQGTQLFALAGIPQALLVAVNTVADSMFGPLATVLLLLGLGRLLRSRLLAAVVVVVVVGLMVSTQLDPTGAHPQITIPIGLALMTVWMLTALRFGVLALVTTAYITNLLDVAPITSDWSLWYAGSGAVALLLTLAIALFGLRCTLSPARNA; via the coding sequence ATGCTGTGCCCCCGTTGCACCGGCCCCATCACACCCGAGAGCCGTTTCTGCTCCAGCTGCGGGCTGTCCTTGGAGGAAACCCTCGCCGCCACGGGGAGTGGCCGCACGCCGCCGGTGACCACGCCGGTGGGGGCGGTGGCGGCCTCGAGCCAAAGCCCGAGCGTCTCCTGGGTGTCCGAGTCGAGCGGCACTTTCGCCGCCGGCACGCTGCTCCTCGGCCGCTACCGCGTCGTCGGGCCCCTCGGCCGCGGGGGCATGGGCGAGGTGGTGCGCGCCGACGATCTCACCCTGGGCCAGGCGGTGGCCCTCAAATTCCTGCCGCGCGAGCTGGCGAGCAATCCCGAACGCCTGGCACGCTTCCACGCCGAGGTGCGCATCGCCCGGCAGGTGTCGCACCCCAATGTCTGCCGCGTCTACGACATCGGCGATCTCGGCGGCCAGCCGTTCTTGTCGATGGAGTTCGTCGACGGCGAGGACCTGGCGTCGCTGCTGCGGCGCATCGGACGCCTGCCGGACGACAAGGTGGCAGAGATCGCCCGCCAGATCTGCGCCGGGCTAGCGGCCGCGCATCACACCGGCATCCTGCACCGCGACCTCAAGCCGGCGAACGTCATGTTGGATCGGCGCGGCAAGGTGCGGATCACCGATTTCGGTCTTGCCGTGGTGCAGGAACAGGCGCGAGGCGACGAGCGCGCTGGCACCCCGGCCTACATGGCGCCGGAGCAGCTCGCTGGGCGCGAGCTCACCATCCAGAGCGACCTCTACGCACTCGGCCTCGTGCTCTTCGAGATGCTGACGGGGAAGCGCCCGCACCGCGGACAGACACTGGGCGAGCTCGGCGCCGAGCGCTCGCAGCTACCGTCGCGACCGTCCACGGTGCTGGAACACGTCGATCCGGCGCTGGAGCGCGTCATCCTGCGTTGTCTCGAGCCCGAACCGTCGGAGCGCCCGAAATCCGCCATCGCTGTGGCGGCCTCCCTACCGGGAGGTGACCCGCTGGCTGCGGCGCTGGAGGCCGGTGAGACGCCCTCCCCCGACATGGTGGCCGCAGCCGGAGCGGAAGGCCGTTCGCGTCCGCTCCTCGCCTGGAGTTTGCTCGGCGGCGTGCTCGCCGCCCTCGCCGTGCTGCTCCTCATCGCCCCGCGCTACTACATGGTGAATTGGATGCCACTGCCGAAGCGACCCGCGGTGCTCGAAGACCGCGCCACCGAGATCCTGCGCGGCCTGGGATACACGGAGAAACCCGGCGATCATGCCTCCGGATTCGACTTTCACACCGACTACCTGGAATACGTCACGCGCCACGATTCGAGCCTGACGCGATGGGAATGCCTGCGGCGCGATCCCGCCGCTCTCCTCTTCTGGTACCGCGAGAGCCCGAAGCACATGCGGCCGGAGGAGTTCGCTACCTTCAGGGTGAGCTACGACGACCCGCCACCGCTGCAGCGCGGCATGCGGCGGCTGATGCTCGATCCGTCGGGAAACCTCGTGGATCTCCAGGTCGTTCCCCCCGAGATCGACTCGGTGCAGGTACAACCGGCGGTAGCGACCGGGTCCACGACTTCGGCTCAGGCGGTCGCGGCGCCGGCCCTCACAGCACCGGTGGTGACGACCTCGGCAACCGCCACGCCGGCGGCCGCCGTACCCGGCATCGCCACGCCGTCACCCGATCCACCTGCCGCTCCGTCCCTCGAGCCGTCTGCGGCGCAGGAGCAGCAGCTCTTCACCCTCGCCGGTCTCGACGCCGGTCGGTTCAAGCCGGCGCCGAGCGTCTGGGTGCCGCCGGAGTATTGCGACGTTCGCCGCGCCTGGACGAGAAGCAGCGTCACGCGACCCGATCTGTCGCTTCGCCTCGAAGCGGGCTGGCACGCCGGCAGGCTCGTGTACTTCGATCGCATCGGCCCATGGCGCGAAACCGAGGCGGCGCGCCCGCCAGAAAGCACCACCCGGCGCGTGGGCGGGATCGTCTCCACCCTCCTCGTGCTCTCTCTTCTGGTCGGCAGCGTCATCCACGCCCGGTTCAACCTCTTGAAAGGTCGTGGCGACTGGCGCAGCGCCACCCGGCTTGCCCTGTTCATCATGGCGCTGCACCTGCTCACCTGGATCTGCGTGGCGAACCATGCTGCCTCCCTGAGGGAGGAGTTCGACATGGCTATAGAGAGCCTGACCCTCACCCTCTTCCTTGCCGCCTTCTTCTGGGTGGTCTACGTGGCTCTCGAGCCCCACATGCGCCGCCGCTGGCCCGACCTCATCATCTCCTGGACACGCTTGCTCTCGGGCCGGCTGCGCGACCCGCTCGTGGGACGCGACCTCCTCATCGGCGCCCTCTTCGGAGTCCTGTGCGTCCTCCTCGACAGCCTCGATCAATTCCTTCCCCGATGGCTCGGCATTCCACCGCACTATCCGCAGGGCACGCAGCTGTTCGCCCTCGCCGGCATTCCCCAGGCACTGCTGGTCGCGGTGAACACGGTGGCAGATTCCATGTTCGGACCGCTCGCGACGGTGCTCCTCCTCCTCGGGCTCGGCCGCTTGTTGCGGAGCCGCCTTCTGGCCGCCGTCGTCGTCGTGGTGGTGGTCGGTCTCATGGTGTCCACCCAGCTCGATCCCACCGGGGCCCACCCGCAGATCACCATCCCCATCGGCCTGGCGCTGATGACGGTGTGGATGCTCACGGCGTTGCGCTTCGGCGTGCTCGCTCTCGTGACCACGGCTTACATCACCAACCTCCTGGACGTCGCCCCGATCACCTCCGATTGGTCGCTGTGGTACGCCGGCAGCGGCGCCGTCGCCTTGCTGCTCACGCTCGCCATCGCTCTCTTCGGCCTTCGCTGCACCCTGAGCCCGGCGCGCAACGCCTGA